A region from the Bombyx mori chromosome 15, ASM3026992v2 genome encodes:
- the LOC101742165 gene encoding uncharacterized protein LOC101742165 has product MAVTLSKALVLFLSISFLTSTAYKYFVQKKKKEKQKETNEVIMFSYEECELKKSKYSRCTITKSMDRFLHYLASPKYSLDVCIYVFTNSDIANVLLKLHYKGIKIRIIIDADMAYCTGSNLRRMERQGIPVRWMKSTNLMHHKFCIIDAVNIDDVHPLVIAGSLNWTNQALCGNWENVLVTSQADLVNQFKTEFEKLWLQFTPITS; this is encoded by the coding sequence ATGGCAGTAACTCTTAGTAAAGCTTTGGTATTATTCTTATCAATTTCTTTTCTAACTAGCACTGCGTACAAATATTTCGtacaaaagaagaagaaagaaaaacaGAAAGAAACTAACGAAGTCATAATGTTTTCGTACGAAGAGTGTGAACTAAAGAAGAGTAAATATTCGCGGTGCACTATCACAAAAAGCATGGACAGATTTTTACACTATTTAGCTTCACCCAAGTACAGTCTTGATGTATGTATTTACGTTTTCACCAACTCTGATATTGCGAATGTGTTACTAAAACTACACTACAAAGGTATTAAAATCCGCATTATCATAGATGCCGACATGGCATACTGTACAGGTTCAAATTTGAGAAGAATGGAGCGTCAAGGCATACCTGTACGCTGGATGAAGTCTACAAATCTAATGCACCACAAGTTCTGCATAATAGATGCAGTGAATATAGATGATGTACACCCTTTAGTAATAGCAGGGTCATTGAACTGGACCAATCAGGCACTTTGCGGAAACTGGGAGAATGTTCTGGTGACATCACAAGCTGATCTTGTAAACCAGTTTAAGACTGAATTTGAGAAACTTTGGTTACAGTTTACACCAATAACCAgttaa